A window of the Anaerolineae bacterium genome harbors these coding sequences:
- a CDS encoding indolepyruvate oxidoreductase subunit beta, whose product MKEPINFMLVGVGGQGTLLAANILAEVGLLAGYDVKKSEIHGMAQRGGSVSSHVRWGEQVFSPMAGKGEVDILLGFEMVEALRHIEFLRQGGRAILSTHQIPPVAVTSGGAEYPSQARFIGVVEQVTKDYLLVPAVEIAQQLGNARAHNLVMLGALSVFLPVEEDIWLQVTPRHVPAKAREVNLEAFRRGRALAGQARKR is encoded by the coding sequence ATGAAAGAACCCATCAACTTCATGCTGGTCGGCGTCGGGGGACAGGGGACCCTGCTGGCCGCCAATATCCTGGCGGAGGTGGGTCTGCTCGCCGGCTATGATGTGAAAAAATCGGAGATTCACGGCATGGCCCAGCGCGGCGGCAGTGTCAGCAGTCATGTGCGCTGGGGCGAGCAGGTCTTTTCCCCCATGGCCGGCAAAGGGGAGGTGGACATCCTGCTGGGATTCGAGATGGTGGAGGCCCTGCGTCACATCGAATTCCTGCGCCAGGGCGGGCGCGCCATCCTCAGCACGCATCAGATTCCCCCGGTTGCAGTGACATCTGGGGGCGCCGAGTATCCGTCGCAGGCGCGCTTCATCGGCGTGGTGGAGCAGGTGACCAAGGACTACCTGTTGGTGCCGGCGGTGGAGATCGCCCAGCAGTTGGGCAACGCCCGCGCCCATAACCTGGTGATGCTGGGCGCGCTGTCCGTCTTTCTGCCGGTGGAGGAGGATATCTGGCTGCAGGTGACGCCGCGGCATGTGCCGGCCAAGGCGCGGG